The following proteins are co-located in the Rhinatrema bivittatum unplaced genomic scaffold, aRhiBiv1.1, whole genome shotgun sequence genome:
- the LOC115082100 gene encoding LOW QUALITY PROTEIN: DNA-(apurinic or apyrimidinic site) lyase-like (The sequence of the model RefSeq protein was modified relative to this genomic sequence to represent the inferred CDS: deleted 1 base in 1 codon): MPKRGKKQLEEETVSVECPEQDGNEQVAKKSKKGGGAKATKEPEDPPTYEDPPDKLTSASGKKCNLKITSWNVDGLRAWVKKNGLDWVRQEDPDILCLQETKCAEKVLPSEIKDMPEYPHKYWACSDDKEGYSGVAMLCKDMPLHVSYGIGVEEHDKEGRIITAEFKDYFLVAAYVPNSGRGLVRLDYRQKWDGDFRAYLKGLDKQKPLVLCGDLNVAHQEIDLKNPKTNKKTAGFTPQEREGFGSLLGEGFVDSFRHLYPDVPYAYTFWTYMMNARGKNVGWRLDYFLLSRALLPQLCDSKIRSTIMGSDHCPITLCMAM, from the exons ATGCCGAAGCGTGGTAAGAAACAGCTGGAGGAGGAGACTGTGAGCGTCGAGTGCCCAGAGCAGGATGGAAATG AGCAAGTAGCAAAGAAGAGCAAGAAGGGAGGAGGGGCCAAAGCCACGAAGGAGCCAGAGGACCCGCCCACATATGAGGATCCCCCTGATAAGCTGACCTCTGCCTCAGGGAAGAAATGCAACCTCAAGATCACCTCCTGGAACGTGGATGGGCTCCGGGCCTGGGTGAAGAAGAATGGCCTGGAT TGGGTGCGGCAGGAG GATCCGGACATCCTGTGCCTGCAGGAGACCAAGTGTGCCGAGAAGGTCCTGCCCAGCGAGATCAAGGACATGCCAGAGTACCCCCACAAGTACTGGGCCTGCTCGGATGACAAAGAGGGCTACAGTGGCGTGGCCATGCTTTGCAAGGACATGCCGCTCCATGTTTCCTACGGCATTG GGGTGGAGGAACACGACAAGGAAGGGCGCATCATCACGGCCGAGTTCAAGGACTACTTCCTGGTGGCAGCCTACGTGCCGAACTCCGGCCGCGGCCTGGTGCGCCTGGATTACCGCCAGAAGTGGGACGGGGACTTCCGGGCCTACCTGAAGGGCCTGGATAAGCAGAAGCCCCTGGTCCTCTGCGGAGACCTCAACGTGGCCCACCAGGAGATTGACTTGAAAAACCCCAAGACCAACAAGAAGACGGCCGGGTTCACCCCCCAGGAGCGGGAGGGCTTCGGCAGCCTGCTGGGGGAGGGCTTCGTGGACAGCTTCCGCCACCTCTACCCGGACGTCCCGTACGCCTACACCTTCTGGACTTACATGATGAACGCCCGGGGCAAGAACGTGGGCTGGAGGCTGGACTACTTCCTGCTGTCCCGGGCCCTGCTGCCCCAGCTCTGTGACAGTAAGATCCGTTCCACCATCATGGGGAGTGACCACTGCCCCATCACGCTCTGCATGGCCATGTGA